GCTGGGAGCTGGCGTCCTGGACGCTGACGCGCCCGTCCTCCAGCGCCTCGCGCAGGGCGGCCGGCCACGCGCCGCGCACGCGAAAGCCCAGGGGCGCGCCGTCGAGGGGCTCAACCTCGGCGCCCGCTTCGCGCAGCGCGTCCAGCAACGCTTCCCGCCCCTCGCGCAGCGCGTTCCAGCGGAAGCAGTAGGCCGGCGCGGCGCCCACGGCGGCCATGAAGGCCAGGGCCCGCGCGTCGCCGTGTTCGTCGCGCCAGCGCGTGGCGAGCCAGCCGGGGATGGAGTGGACGGCCTCGGCGTGCGCCTCCCAGTCGTCCGCAGCGGACGGCTCCTCGCCGGGCACGCCGCCGCGCTGCCAGTTGCGGAGCTGCGCGTTGGTCCAGGCCGCGAGGCGCGGACGCCGGCGCTTGACCCACTCCACGCTCTCGCCGATCACGGCGTGCGCGGGCAGGCGGTCCATGTGCTCGAGCTGATAGAGGGCCAGGCGCAGCGCGTCGCGCGGCACGGGATCGAGCGACTCGCGGCCGGTGAGACGTCTGAGCCGCGCGTCGAGCCGGCCGCGCAGTCGCACGACGCCCGCGGTCAGCTGTCGAAAGAGACGGCGATCCCGGGGATCGGCGAGCAGCGGGTCGGCGAGCCAGCGCTCCTGGAGGGCGTCCCAGTCGGCCTCGGCGCCGCCGCCGTCCAGGTCCAGTTCGAGGGCGGCGAGGAAGCGGAGCGCGGCCTGGCGCGCGGGGGCGAGCTTCATCCGTTCTCGAGCCGCTCGCCCACGCGCAGGGGGCGGCCGTTCAGGTAGGACGGAGCGTCCATGGGACGCCGACCCGGCGGCTGCACGCGCTGCAGTTCGAGCGCGCCCTCGCCGCAGGCGACGAGCAGACGCGGGCGCGCGGCCATCACCTCGCCGGGAGCG
Above is a genomic segment from Candidatus Latescibacterota bacterium containing:
- a CDS encoding 16S rRNA (cytosine(967)-C(5))-methyltransferase RsmB, producing MKLAPARQAALRFLAALELDLDGGGAEADWDALQERWLADPLLADPRDRRLFRQLTAGVVRLRGRLDARLRRLTGRESLDPVPRDALRLALYQLEHMDRLPAHAVIGESVEWVKRRRPRLAAWTNAQLRNWQRGGVPGEEPSAADDWEAHAEAVHSIPGWLATRWRDEHGDARALAFMAAVGAAPAYCFRWNALREGREALLDALREAGAEVEPLDGAPLGFRVRGAWPAALREALEDGRVSVQDASSQRIAPLLDARDGAQAPGDYADLCAAPGGKCCHLAERGGDRREVVALDIDAGRLGKVLANAERLGLVRLRAECADLRVAAPRPLDGVLLDAPCSALGTLALNPDARWRRRPEEIPRLAALQRELLVAAAAWVRPGGRLLYAVCTFTPEETVRQREGFLAARPDFAPEPFGADELPAALRSAGGDYLVLPDVEDGSGMYAFRCRRRETPAEGRSAG